One genomic region from Thermoanaerobaculia bacterium encodes:
- a CDS encoding cation diffusion facilitator family transporter: protein MAREGSVFVIFSAVAANVVIAAGKFAAAFVTGSSALLSEAVHSVVDSADGLLLFLGERLSRRPADRAHPFGHGRELYFWSMVVSLVIFGAGGGISVYEGILHVVHPTDLARPAWNYGVLGFAAVFESISWVISLRHFRKNQPSGRGIVETIRRSKDPTQFVVLLEDSAALVGIGVAAAGLGLDALLGTRVFDGVASILIGIVLGAVAAILLYETRGLLIGESLDGERAEAIRRIASEDDAVETAGAPLTMHLGPADVLLNLELRFRRGLSLEDVESAVRRLEAEIRRRFPEVRRIFLEAESLAGSKASGGSRVGRVGLDGM, encoded by the coding sequence GTGGCGCGCGAAGGCTCGGTTTTCGTCATCTTCTCGGCGGTCGCGGCCAACGTCGTCATCGCGGCGGGAAAGTTCGCCGCGGCGTTCGTCACCGGGAGCTCGGCGCTGCTCTCGGAAGCGGTTCATTCTGTCGTCGATTCGGCCGACGGCCTGCTCCTCTTCCTCGGCGAACGGCTCAGCCGGCGCCCGGCGGATCGCGCGCACCCGTTCGGCCACGGCCGCGAGCTGTACTTCTGGTCGATGGTCGTTTCCCTCGTCATCTTCGGCGCCGGCGGAGGGATCTCGGTCTACGAGGGGATCCTCCACGTCGTTCATCCCACCGATCTCGCCAGGCCCGCCTGGAACTACGGGGTGCTCGGCTTCGCCGCGGTGTTCGAGTCGATCTCGTGGGTGATCTCGTTGCGGCACTTCCGAAAGAACCAGCCGAGCGGCCGGGGAATCGTCGAGACGATCCGCCGGAGCAAGGATCCGACGCAGTTCGTCGTTCTGCTCGAAGACTCGGCGGCGCTCGTCGGGATCGGCGTCGCCGCGGCGGGGCTCGGGCTCGACGCCCTTCTCGGGACGCGGGTCTTCGACGGCGTCGCTTCGATCCTGATCGGCATCGTTCTCGGCGCCGTCGCCGCGATCCTGCTCTACGAGACGCGCGGGCTGCTGATCGGCGAGAGTCTGGACGGCGAGCGGGCGGAGGCGATCCGGCGGATCGCTTCCGAGGACGACGCCGTGGAAACCGCCGGAGCTCCGCTCACGATGCACCTCGGGCCCGCAGACGTCCTGCTGAATCTCGAGCTCCGGTTTCGCCGAGGTCTTTCCCTCGAGGACGTCGAAAGCGCGGTGCGACGCCTCGAGGCGGAGATCCGGCGCCGCTTCCCCGAAGTTCGGCGCATCTTTCTCGAGGCGGAATCGCTGGCGGGATCAAAGGCATCCGGGGGGAGCCGCGTGGGGCGCGTCGGGCTCGACGGCATGTGA